From Rhododendron vialii isolate Sample 1 chromosome 10a, ASM3025357v1, the proteins below share one genomic window:
- the LOC131303223 gene encoding F-box protein CPR1-like: MEGESPNLPYEIIFNILSRLSVKLLCRFKSVSNPWLSLITNPHFVKAHLNQSTKDNDTSTQKLILTSRTSPSVYSLDHKAPAPGQTLAELEMPSQSRAEILGSYNGIVLLRLGAELCLSNPTIRMYKKFSPPDYPDGIVIYGLGYNLVVDDFVVVRAIRPLVDAPYVVHVFSSKPGSWKRIGDFGYEIYHDGPGATLNGAPHWVVSRGTDSSFLASEVIVWFDAFEEKFREVPRPTDEGHDRLIELRVLGGWLCVVQKDQQYESLAHVWVMTEYRVKESWTKQLSVPYGLGEFCMPLCYEKVGDVVMVVNSEMLRIFNMKKLMFNEIVIPHRCKFDATLFVESLVSPHGGRGTS, translated from the coding sequence ATGGAAGGGGAGTCACCCAATCTTCCTTACGAGATCATCTTCAACATACTCTCAAGATTATCAGTCAAGCTTCTCTGTCGTTTCAAATCCGTTTCCAACCCATGGCTTTCTCTAATCACCAATCCCCACTTCGTCAAAGCTCACCTCAACCAATCCACAAAGGACAACGACACCAGTACACAGAAGCTAATTCTCACCTCTCGCACTTCTCCCTCCGTCTATTCCTTAGACCACAAAGCACCCGCACCGGGCCAAACCCTAGCCGAGCTCGAAATGCCCAGTCAATCTCGTGCTGAAATTTTGGGTTCTTACAATGGAATTGTGCTTTTACGTTTAGGTGCTGAATTATGTTTATCGAACCCAACAATCAGAATGTATAAGAAATTTTCACCACCTGACTACCCAGATGGAATTGTAATCTACGGGCTTGGTTATAACCTCGTTGTTGATGATTTCGTGGTGGTTAGGGCTATTAGGCCTTTAGTTGATGCCCCTTATGTTGTTCATGTGTTTTCTTCTAAACCTGGTTCATGGAAGAGGATTGGAGACTTTGGTTACGAGATTTATCATGATGGGCCGGGAGCTACTCTGAATGGGGCACCACATTGGGTTGTGAGTCGTGGCACCGATAGTAGTTTTCTTGCTTCCGAGGTGATCGTATGGTTTGATGCTTTTGAGGAGAAATTCAGGGAGGTGCCCCGGCCTACTGATGAAGGTCATGATAGACTTATTGAGTTGAGGGTTCTGGGTGGATGGTTGTGTGTGGTTCAGAAGGATCAGCAGTATGAGAGCCTTGCACATGTTTGGGTGATGACGGAATACAGAGTGAAGGAATCTTGGACCAAGCAGCTCAGTGTACCATATGGGTTAGGAGAGTTCTGTATGCCTTTGTGTTATGAAAAGGTTGGAGATGTTGTAATGGTGGTTAATTCGGAAATGTTACGCATATTCAACATGAAAAAACTTATGTTCAATGAGATTGTGATCCCTCATCGTTGCAAGTTTGATGCGACTTTGTTTGTGGAAAGTCTTGTCTCACCTCATGGTGGCCGTGGGACTTCATGA
- the LOC131303540 gene encoding probable serine protease EDA2, producing the protein MRLGLAACVASLLLMSITTLSDAALTSRILNRLTDGSNYLTTQELWLNQTLDHFSPYDHRQFAQRYYEFLDHFLLPDGPIFLKICGESACNGISNDYISVLAKKFGAAVVSLEHRYYGKSSPFKSLATENLKYLSSKQALFDLAVFRQYYQDSINAKLNRSNGENPWFVFGVSYPGALSAWFRLKFPHLTCGSLASSAVVLAVYNFTEFDQQIGESAGPECKAALQEVNSLVEQRLSTNGKALKTLFGAAELKIDADFLYFLADAAVIAFQYGNPDTLCSPLVQARNTGEDLVDAYATYVKDYYLGSFGVSVQTYNQQHLKNTVLNGDSSDRLWWFQVCTEVAYFQVAPSNDSVRSSKVDTRYHLDLCKNVFGEGIYPDVDGTNIYYGGKRIAGSKIVFTNGSQDPWRHASKQTSSTDMPSYTVTCHNCGHGTDLRGCPQAPLVPEGDAKNCSSPDAVHKVRQQLIEQIDLWLSQCQSLGRSSM; encoded by the exons atgaggcTGGGGCTGGCGGCTTGCGTAGCTTCGTTGCTGTTGATGTCCATAACAACGCTCTCCGATGCCGCCTTGACATCTCGGATCCTGAATCGCCTGACCGACGGTAGCAATTACTTGACCACTCAGGAACTCTGGCTCAATCAGACTCTTGATCACTTCTCTCCctat GATCACCGTCAATTTGCACAGCGATATTATGAATTCCTCGACCACTTTCTGCTTCCTGATGGACCGATCTTTTTGAAAATATGTGGTGAATCTGCATGCAACGGCATATCGAATGACTATATCAGC GTTTTGGCGAAGAAGTTTGGAGCGGCAGTGGTTTCTCTTGAGCATCGTTACTATGGGAAGAGTTCCCCCTTTAAGTCCTTGGCAACCGAAAATCTTAAATATTTATCATCCAAGCAGGCTCTTTTTGATTTGGCTGTCTTCCGCCAATATTACCAG GACTCCATAAATGCAAAGCTCAATAGATCCAATGGTGAAAATCCGTGGTTCGTATTTGGTGTTTCATACCCAGGAGCTCTTAGTGCATGGTTCCGCTTGAAATTCCCTCACTTGACATGCGGAAGTCTTGCGAGTTCGGCTGTTGTCCTTGCTGTTTACAACTTCACTGAATTCGACCAGCAG ATTGGTGAGTCAGCTGGTCCAGAATGTAAAGCTGCATTACAAGAAGTTAATTCACTTGTGGAACAGAGGCTTTCAACAAATGGCAAAGCACTAAAGACCTTGTTTGGGGCAGCTGAG CTTAAGATTGATGCTGATTTCTTGTACTTTTTGGCGGATGCTGCCGTTATTGCG TTTCAATATGGAAATCCAGATACGCTGTGCTCCCCTCTTGTTCAGGCAAGGAATACCGGCGAGGATTTGGTG GATGCATATGCCACCTACGTAAAAGACTATTACCTTGGGAGCTTTGGTGTTAGCGTTCAAACATATAATCAACAACATCTGAAAAACACTGTTCTCAATGGCGACAGTTCTGACCGGTTGTGGTGGTTTCAAGTATGTACTGAAGTTGCTTATTTCCAGGTGGCACCCTCAAATGATAGTGTTCGTTCTTCAAAAGTTGACACAAG ATACCATTTGGACCTTTGCAAAAATGTCTTTGGAGAAGGCATTTATCCTGATGTCGATGGAACAAATATATACTATGGTGGCAAAAGAATTGCAG gttcaaaaatagttttcacAAATGGCTCACAGGATCCCTGGCGACATGCTTCCAAACAGACTTCATCCACAGACA TGCCTTCCTATACCGTTACTTGTCATAACTGTGGCCATGGAACTGATCTCCGCGGATGTCCTCAAGCTCCTTTAGTTCCTGAAG gTGATGCCAAGAATTGCAGCTCCCCTGATGCTGTTCACAAAGTAAGGCAACAATTAATTGAACAAATAGACTTGTGGTTGTCTCAGTGCCAATCCTTAGGTAGGAGTTCTATGTGA